The region GAGgaacatgtaaataacatttagATTGTTTCAAATGAATTTACAGTATGTGAATCATGTAAATGGGTTTAAaatatcctgtaaataacatgtaaattgttaCAATCCTGTAAATCGAATTTCCATGAAACTTTCATGCTTCAGTTGATCATGTAAATTAACTGTAAATAGTGACTGAAAATCATTCTTTCGGAAGTTCAAGTTGAAGAGCATGTAAATGACATGGAAGTGGAGTTTTCAAAAAGTAAGGTTTCAAAAACCATGTTAATAAAATTTTCACGAGActttcttcactgattttcgaACAAGtaaattatgtaaattttccAGTAGAGAGTATAATGTAATGGTCATTTTATGGGAGacacaaatttgaaaatgaGGAATAGTTTATGAGAAAGGGAGGGCTCTTGAAACCAAACCTCTCTCCGTTACAAAATACAGCTTCAACTTTAATTACCTGGAACAATTGTGGATTTCTCATTGgcgaaataataaaaaaactgaGCCGATTAAAGGGATGTTGATTCTTGAACCATGCAAATAATGGAGCAAGggacaaaataaataaacaatgtgGCATCTGAAATGGCTCAGGATTAGTCACGCTGTGGGAAATTTGTTTCGTCTGACGCTCTATGACGTTTGACAGTTGGATGCCCGAGGTTTCTTCTCTCTTAGAGCGACAGAATAGCGAGTCGCGAGTCGCTGCTCTTaatctaagagagaaaaaaaaaacctgtggcATCCGTGGCATCCAGGGTAATATCTCACGGTTTAGGTAAAGACtggaattgattttatccaCCATGTTGTATTTCATCGACTATTTCATCAATCACACGTGTTGTGAATCGACGCAGAGAAAGTAATAGAATGGACTATGCCCCTTGTAATGACAattgcaattaatttttctgtcaCAGATAGATTAGAGTATTCACACGTTGCAAGCTCAAAAAACCAAACGCTGTCAGAGACAGTGTGGGCTCGCTTAACTTTGTAACCGCGCTTCTATAATCACAGCGGGTTATTTTTGGCGCAAAAATCTGCTTTTTAATGGCCGTCGATCTCCGTCAGGATAACTCTCGCTAACATCGAGGAAATATGgttcaattgaaaaccagttcGATTACTCCGATGCCTTGTGTTTCTTTTGAGGTAaggtaatttgttttttgtcgcATTGTGTTGTGCTTTAAATGTTGTAAGCGGCTCTTCTTTTACAGTAGACACTGAACTCTCCATAATTGTCTCTTAATTGGAGCTAAAATTAGTCGGCATCtcaagacaaaaaacaaaatgcacAAAGGCTAGTTGATCAAGATCGATTGTATCAAAACATGaagctttatttcattcagTAAGCCTGATTGCCATGTAAAGTGACCCTGGGTTTGCAATTTAGTGGCTATGCAGACGAGACTCGTACACCaacctatatttgctattcatatgggagtcttgtaatttttgtaattatcGTTCAAGAAACTGCTTCTAAAATAATTGCTATATGTTGCTTGGTGTTATGCTAAGAATTTGAAAGTATTGACATCCAGCAAGCTCAATGTTGCTCATGTGGAATTGAATTTTTAAGGCAGCCAGCAATTTGGCATCCAATATTTTGCAGAAGGTTTACTCAAGCcaataattaactaaaaaggCAACATTTGATGGAACTACAGATTAAATAATTTCCTGTCAAACATGAGCATTCACAGGATGCCTAGATGCCCATCTGCCTGTTAAAGCTTACTTGTCCTACATGTAAAGTACACTCTTTGTTATGGGTAACCACCTACATGTAAAGTACACTCTTTGTTATGGTTAACCACTTTAAAATGAATAGTCAGTAATAAGCATTTAACAACTCGTCCCTTGGgaaacatttaattttgtttcctgagaatctcaatgtttccccgaggtgCAGCCGaggaaaacattgaaatttgagggaaacaaaatgaactgtgtcctgagggaccagtcattaagtgatttgttacatagcacaaaaagaaaaacatgcaacGGCAACAGAAATGGCGGTCGTTGGTCAACATTTGCAGGTTACAGTGCACTGTTATCCTCTGacatcatagattttgcactatTGTCCAGAGACTCAGACTCAGAGGCCTTTAgcaggaaacagttttattgttagatgccatgtgaccttgaagtaaccaatgagagcgcacaCTGTTTGGGgaaaaattcagctatataacaattgttgttgttttttttttctaagcaGTTGTCATGCCTTGCCCATGTAATAATTTTGTGTGTCAGGGGCAAGAGGATGATGATCAGATTGATGattgtttaaaatgttcttgttttttaatccttTGGGTGTACATTGTTTATTGACCGAGAAAAGTAAATCCAAAATAATGCcttgttatttttctatttccttttttgctttgttttggaaagtGGAAAGGATCAGGAGGGCTAAAGGCCTGTCCTGGGACAACGGAAGAAGACAGCAGAGTTAATTTAGAACTCTGCAATACAATTTTGCTAGATGCAGACATAAAAATCCTCTATGGGGTTTATCAGGTGGAAGGTGCTGGCCAGGTTACTCTGTACAAAACAAAGGGCAGGAAGCACATAAGCAACATTATGTGTTCTTCAAGGAAGCCAAGTGCTTACCAAAAGCAGGTAAAATAACATTTCCCTGTTCAACCTCTCAGACTTGGTATGAGTGTTATATATAACCTCTTGAGAGTTTACATGTAGATAATGACAACTCTACTCTCAGTCTTATGATGAGCTCAGGCACAGGCAACACATGTGCAGAGTTTCGCGCCAGCCAACATGATAACAGGACTCTTCTTAAGTAAACCCACTGACCGGGGACTCATATTC is a window of Montipora capricornis isolate CH-2021 chromosome 13, ASM3666992v2, whole genome shotgun sequence DNA encoding:
- the LOC138028625 gene encoding uncharacterized protein, giving the protein MVQLKTSSITPMPCVSFEWKGSGGLKACPGTTEEDSRVNLELCNTILLDADIKILYGVYQVEGAGQVTLYKTKGRKHISNIMCSSRKPSAYQKQCSKDSSRKRAWKGKAEESNGNVPTKVQKVDLQTEAKNQKK